In Penicillium oxalicum strain HP7-1 chromosome I, whole genome shotgun sequence, a single window of DNA contains:
- a CDS encoding Mannose-1-phosphate guanyltransferase gives MKALILVGGFGTRLRPLTLTLPKPLVEFGNRPMILHQVESLAAAGVTDIVLAVNYRPDVMVSALKKYEEQYGVNIEFSVESEPLGTAGPLKLAEKILGKDDTPFFVLNSDVICDYPFKALADFHRSHGEEGTIVVTKVDEPSKYGVVVHKPNHPSRIDRFVEKPVEFVGNRINAGIYIMNPSVLKRIELRPTSIEQETFPAICKDGQLHSFDLEGFWMDVGQPKDFLTGTCLYLSSLAKRDPKKLAPNSEPFVYGGNVMVDPSAKIGNNCRIGPNVVIGPNVVIGDGVRLQRCVVMENSKIKDHAWIKSTIVGWNSSVGRWARLENVTVLGDDVTIADEVYVNGGSILPHKSIKQNIDVPAIIM, from the exons ATGAAAG CTCTCATTCTCGTCGGTGGCTTCGGCACCCGTCTGCGCCCTCTG ACTCTCACTCTGCCCAAACCCTTGGTCGAATTTGGCAACCGGCCTATGATTCTGCACCAAGTAGAGAGTttggctgctgctggtgtgaCGGACATTGTCCTGGCTGTCAACTATCGCCCTGATGTGATGGTCTCCGCATTGAAGAAGTACGAAGAGCAATATGGCGTCAACATCGAGTTCTCTGTCGAGTCGGAACCCTTGGGCACGGCCGGTCCCTTGAAGCTCGCCGAGAAGATCCTGGGCAAGGATGATACACCGTTCTTTGTGCTGAACTCCGATGTGATTTGCGACTACCCCTTCAAGGCCCTTGCCGACTTCCACCGCTCTCACGGCGAGGAGGGTACCATTGTCGTCACCAAGGTCGATGAGCCCTCCAAGTACGGTGTCGTCGTGCACAAGCCCAACCACCCTTCGCGCATCGACCGCTTCGTCGAGAAGCCCGTCGAGTTCGTTGGCAACCGCATCAACGCCGGTATCTACATTATGAACCCCAGCGTCCTGAAGCGCATTGAGCTGCGCCCCACCTCCATTGAGCAAGAAACCTTCCCCGCCATCTGCAAGGACGGTCAGCTCCATTCCTTTGACCTCGAGGGTTTCTGGATGGATGTTGGTCAACCCAAAGACTTCCTCACCGGTACCTGCCTGTACCTGTCTTCCCTCGCCAAGCGCGACCCCAAGAAGCTGGCCCCCAACTCGGAACCGTTCGTCTACGGCGGTAACGTGATGGTTGATCCATCAGCGAAGATCGGAAACAACTGCCGAATCGGTCCCAATGTGGTCATTGGTCCCAACGTGGTCATTGGCGACGGAGTCCGTCTCCAGCGCTGTGTCGTGATGGAGAACagcaagatcaaggatcACGCGTGGATCAAATCCACCATTGTTGGCTGGAACAGCTCCGTTGGCCGCTGGGCTCGTCTAGAAAACGTCACCGTCCTGGGTGACGATGTGACCATCGCCGATGAAGTCTATGTCAACGGTGGCTCAATCTTGCCGCACAAGAGCATCAAGCAAAACATCGATG TTCCTGCGATTATCATGTAA
- a CDS encoding Mitochondrial inner membrane i-AAA protease supercomplex subunit YME1 gives MAFQASIPRPNVAALASDLWPSMSTVIASPLKKSASAPMTMARMRNIRQQSTVAGKTYAYAPRSTSSLYYEKNPLWSTPKASVAPVVTTSAARLLSTWAPRRPNTVSGPSQLQQQRFLFGGPSQSMLAQKEKTANNNPGSATAQNSFYQALLRANMPAFIIERYRSGQFASNAASEAIYAKALERAGESGALAGQGQTLNTDQLQAIGQAVAARSHGGQIGMANKPNGTGAKEAPLYVVVEESLGNTVFRWVKFLLIFGFFTYLSLVLVTILVETTGVLKNIRGQQNNEAQPEKQTVRFSDVHGCDEAKDELQELVEFLLNPERFSSLGGKLPKGVLLVGPPGTGKTLLARAVAGEAGVPFFYMSGSEFDEVYVGVGAKRVRDLFTQARSKSPAIIFIDELDAIGAKRNERDAAYVKQTLNQLLTELDGFSQTSGVIIIGATNYPQLLDKALTRPGRFDRKVVVGLPDVRGRMDILRHHMKSVQISTDVDVGVIARGTPGFSGADLENLVNQAAIHASRDRKPKVGPLDFDWAKDKIMMGAEARSRIIQDKDKLLTAYHEAGHALVAYFSRSATPLYKITIVPRGMALGITHFLPEMDTVSRNYTEYLSDIDVAMGGKAAEELIFGAENVTSGISADIQQATETAFTLVTRFGYSKKLGNVDLSTNYDSLSSETKQEIEAEVRRLVEEARARATKILTEKREQLEILSKALIEYETLTKEEMEQVLRGEKLDKMSIAPDTPIRVPDALQAAGFNANATGDVPPTATE, from the exons ATGGCGTTCCAGGCCTCGATTCCCCGGCCA AATGTGGCCGCATTGGCATCAGACCTTTGGCCCTCAATGTCGACTGTGATCGCTTCCCCCCTCAAGAAATCTGCCTCGGcgccgatgacgatggccCGGATGCGCAACATCCGGCAACAATCCACCGTTGCTGGAAAAACCTACGCG TATGCACCTCGTTCAACCTCGTCGCTCTACTATGAAA AAAATCCCCTCTGGTCTACGCCCAAGGCATCCGTTGCCCCCGTCGTTACGACTTCTGCAGCCCGGTTGTTGTCCACATGGGCTCCTCGTCGCCCCAATACAGTCTCTGGACCTTCCCAGCTCCAGCAGCAGCGATTCTTGTTTGGTGGTCCCTCGCAGAGTATGTTGgctcaaaaggaaaagactGCGAACAACAACCCGGGTAGTGCGACTGCGCAGAACAGCTTCTATCAGGCTCTTCTCCGAGCAAACATGCCCGCTTTCATCATTGAACGGTACCGCAGTGGCCAATTCGCCAGTAATGCTGCATCCGAAGCCATCTACGCCAAGGCGTTAGAGCGCGCTGGCGAATCGGGTGCGCTGGCAGGTCAGGGCCAGACTCTCAACACGGATCAGCTTCAAGCTATTGGTCAAGCTGTCGCTGCTCGATCTCACGGTGGTCAAATTGGTATGGCGAACAAGCCCAACGGTACTGGTGCAAAGGAGGCTCCCCTCTATGTTGTAGTGGAGGAGTCCCTGGGTAATACTGTCTTCCGCTGGGTCAagtttcttctcatctttggTTTCTTCACTTATCTGTCACTTGTCCTGGTCACCATCTTGGTTGAAACGACCGGTGTTTTGAAAAACATCCGCGGTCAACAGAACAATGAAGCCCAACCCGAAAAGCAAACTGTGCGTTTCAGTGACGTTCACGGCTGCGATGAGGCCAAGGATGAATTACAGGAGCTGGTCGAATTTTTGCTCAACCCGGAACGCTTCTCCTCGCTCGGTGGAAAACTCCCCAAGGGTGTCCTCTTGGTTGGTCCTCCCGGTACCGGTAAGACACTCTTAGCCCGTGCTGTGGCTGGCGAGGCGGGAGTTCCGTTCTTTTACATGTCTGGCTCCGAGTTCGATGAAGTCTATGTCGGCGTTGGCGCCAAACGAGTACGTGATCTGTTTACGCAAGCCCGCAGCAAGTCTCCGGCCATCATCTTTATCGACGAACTGGACGCCATAGGTGCCAAGCGAAATGAGCGTGATGCTGCCTACGTCAAGCAAACGCTCAACCAGCTTTTGACCGAGCTCGATGGTTTCTCTCAAACAAGTGGCGTCATTATCATCGGTGCGACAAACTACCCGCAATTGCTCGACAAGGCATTGACTCGACCTGGTCGTTTCGATCGCAAGGTCGTCGTTGGTCTTCCGGATGTTCGTGGACGCATGGATATTCTGCGTCATCACATGAAGAGTGTTCAGATCAGTACCGATGTGGACGTTGGTGTCATTGCCCGTGGTACCCCTGGCTTCTCCGGTGCTGACCTGGAGAACCTGGTCAATCAGGCTGCGATTCATGCTAGCCGCGACCGTAAGCCCAAGGTCGGTCCTCTGGACTTTGACTGGGCCAAGGACAAGATTATGATGGGTGCCGAGGCTCGCAGCCGGATCATCCAGGACAAAGATAAGCTTTTGACCGCTTACCATGAGGCTGGTCATGCGCTGGTTGCCTACTTCTCACGCTCCGCCACCCCCTTGTACAAGATCACCATCGTTCCCCGCGGCATGGCCCTGGGTATCACACACTTCCTGCCCGAAATGGACACTGTCTCTCGCAACTACACCGAGTATCTTTCCGATATTGACGTGGCTATGGGCGGCAAGGCTGCCGAGGAACTGATCTTCGGGGCGGAAAATGTCACCAGCGGTATTTCAGCG GATATCCAACAAGCCACCGAGACAGCCTTCACATTGGTCACCCGATTTGGTTATTCCAAGAAGCTTGGAAATGTGGACTTGTCCACCAATTACGACAGTCTTTCTTCGGAAACGAAGCAGGAGATTGAGGCGGAAGTGCGACGCCTCGTAGAGGAAGCCCGTGCACGCGCTACCAAGATCCTgacggagaagagagagcagCTCGAGATCCTTTCCAAGGCCTTGATCGAGTATGAGACCTTgaccaaggaagaaatggaacAGGTGCTTCGGGGCGAGAAATTGGACAAGATGTCGATTGCGCCAGATACACCAATCAGAGTCCCCGACGCTCTGCAGGCTGCTGGATTCAACGCCAACGCGACTGGCGATGTCCCTCCCACCGCCACAGAGTAG
- a CDS encoding Glycerol kinase: MRNPFDLDENSVDGDSEPPTDVEFEADVRPHQTDDGDRALLQDEEHHPSDLKERFIGTIDQGTTSTRFIIFDCTGVPIAKYQTEFRQIHEHPGWHEQDPYELVESVYICIEEAMKSFLALGHSRSDIEAIGITSQRETALVWDWETGEPLHNAITWTDTRTVNLVRELKEKPGADDLVNICGLPLSTYPSSVTLRWMLDNLHDVRVAYDEGRAAFGTVDSWLIYNLNGGPRNKRLVTDVTNASRTMFMNLETLQYDDRLLKFFDIDRTKIRLPEILPSADREGFGEIYEGPLEGTPITSCLGDQAAALVGHCAFTPGSAKNTYGTGCFLLYNVGDKPVISKHGLLGTVGFQLGRDRKPVYALEGSVAVAGSGVSFLMNNMGFFRDSRKVSDLAATVPDSGGCVFVTAFSGLFAPYWIDDAQGTIWGITHHTQRGHIARATMEAACFQTKAILDAMEMDSGKKLTELAVDGGMSNSDICMQTQADIIQIPVERPAMHETTALGAAIAAAFAIGVWKDFSDLKHMNRANRATFEPQITVKESARMYKRWSKAVEMSRGWMRDTAALDDDVE; this comes from the exons ATGCGCAATCCTTTCGATTTGGATGAGAACAGCGTGGACGGGGACTCGGAGCCCCCCACCGACGTTGAATTCGAGGCCGACGTGCGCCCGCACCAGACGGACGACGGGGACCGCGCTCTACTGCAGGATGAAGAACACCATCCCTCCGATTTAAAAGAGCGTTTCATCGGCACAATTGATCAGGGCACAACGAGTACCcgcttcatcatcttcgactGTACAGGCGTTCCAATCGCCAAATATCAAACGGAATTCCGTCAAATCCACGAACATCCAGG ATGGCACGAACAGGACCCGTATGAATTGGTTGAATCGGTGTATATCTGCATCGAGGAGGCGATGAAATCGTTCTTGGCCCTGGGTCACTCTCGATCCGACATTGAAGCGATCGGCATCACGAGTCAGCGAGAGACCGCCCTGGTCTGGGACTGGGAGACGGGCGAGCCCCTCCACAATGCCATCACTTGGACCGACACGCGGACGGTGAATCTCGTGCGAGAATTAAAAGAAAAGCCCGGTGCCGATGATTTGGTCAACATCTGCGGTCTGCCCCTCTCGACCTACCCCTCCTCGGTGACGTTGCGCTGGATGCTGGACAATCTGCACGACGTCCGGGTGGCGTATGATGAGGGTCGTGCCGCCTTTGGAACGGTCGACTCCTGGCTCATCTACAACCTCAACGGGGGACCTCGGAACAAGCGGCTGGTCACCGACGTGACCAACGCTTCACGAACCATGTTTATGAACCTCGAGACCTTGCAATACGATGATCGCCTGCTCAAGTTCTTTGACATTGATCGCACCAAGATCCGTCTCCCTGAAATTCTGCCCTCGGCCGATCGCGAAGGCTTCGGCGAGATCTACGAGGGTCCGCTGGAAGGAACTCCGATCACCAGCTGCCTGGGTGACCAGGCTGCCGCCCTCGTCGGCCACTGTGCCTTCACTCCCGGCTCGGCCAAGAACACCTACGGCACTGGCTGCTTCCTCCTCTACAATGTGGGTGACAAGCCGGTCATCTCCAAGCACGGCCTGCTGGGCACCGTGGGCTTCCAACTCGGTCGTGACCGGAAGCCTGTATATGCACTGGAAGGCAGTGTGGCCGTCGCCGGAAGCGGTGTCTCCTTCCTCATGAACAACATGGGCTTCTTCCGTGACTCCCGCAAGGTCAGTGATCTGGCCGCCACCGTCCCCGACAGCGGTGGCTGTGTCTTTGTCACCGCGTTCAGTGGTCTGTTTGCTCCATACTGGATCGACGATGCTCAAGGAACAATCT GGGGCATCACTCATCACACACAGCGCGGTCACATTGCCCGTGCGACCATGGAAGCCGCCTGTTTCCAGACCAAGGCCATCCTCGATGCGATGGAAATGGACAGTGGCAAGAAGCTGACTGAATTGGCGGTCGATGGTGGCATGAGTAATTCCGACATTTGTATGCAG ACTCAAGCCGACATCATTCAGATCCCCGTCGAACGACCTGCGATGCACGAGACGACGGCTCTTGGTGCGGCCATCGCTGCTGCCTTTGCCATCGGTGTCTGGAAGGACTTTTCCGACCTCAAACACATGAACCGGGCCAACCGGGCCACTTTTGAGCCGCAAATCACGGTCAAAGAAAGTGCCCGCATGTACAAACGGTGGTCTAAGGCCGTTGAAATGTCTCGCGGCTGGATGAGAGACACTGCCGCCTTGGACGATGACGTCGAATAA